Proteins encoded by one window of Nitrospira sp.:
- a CDS encoding TCR/Tet family MFS transporter, whose product MPDTTITSQPRKAAALFILFTVLLDMLSFGIVIPVLPKLVEEFLSGDTARAAEIFGYMGTAWALMQFICSPIQGALSDRFGRRPVVLLSNFGLGLDYILMALAPNLAWLFAGRVIAGIASSSFSTAGAYIADVTPPEQRAAAFGKIGMVFGLGFILGPALGGWLGGIDPRLPFWGAALLSLLNACYGFFVLPESLPREKRAAFAWKRANPIGSLVLLRSHHELFGLATVAFLGYLAHAVLPSVAVLYMGYRYGWDTASVGLMLAGVGVAAMIVQGVLIRPLTARFGERTTLLAGLLCGAVGFAIYGVASEGWIFCLGIPIMAFWGLAGPATQALMSRRVSGSEQGRLQGATASINGVTGLIGPTLFTQIFAHFIGAQAGWQVPGAPFLLASCLLLTGAGLAWRVTRSGP is encoded by the coding sequence ATGCCCGACACAACGATAACCAGTCAGCCGCGTAAGGCGGCGGCCCTCTTCATCCTCTTCACTGTGCTGCTCGACATGCTGTCCTTCGGGATCGTGATCCCGGTGTTGCCGAAGCTCGTCGAAGAGTTTCTGTCGGGCGATACGGCCCGCGCGGCGGAGATCTTCGGCTACATGGGGACGGCCTGGGCGCTGATGCAGTTTATCTGCTCGCCTATTCAAGGCGCCTTGTCCGACCGGTTCGGCCGGCGGCCGGTCGTCCTGCTGTCGAACTTCGGATTAGGACTCGACTACATCCTCATGGCGCTGGCGCCGAATCTGGCATGGCTGTTCGCGGGGCGCGTGATCGCCGGGATCGCGTCGTCGAGCTTCAGTACCGCCGGGGCCTACATTGCGGATGTGACGCCGCCGGAGCAGCGGGCGGCGGCGTTCGGCAAGATCGGGATGGTCTTCGGTCTCGGGTTCATTCTGGGACCGGCGTTGGGCGGATGGCTGGGGGGGATTGATCCGCGATTGCCGTTCTGGGGCGCCGCGCTCCTCAGTCTCTTGAATGCCTGTTACGGATTCTTTGTCTTGCCGGAATCGTTGCCGCGTGAAAAGCGGGCGGCCTTTGCCTGGAAGCGGGCGAATCCGATCGGTTCGCTGGTGTTGCTGCGGTCGCATCATGAATTGTTCGGGCTCGCAACCGTCGCGTTCCTCGGTTATCTCGCCCACGCGGTGCTGCCAAGCGTCGCCGTGCTCTACATGGGCTATCGCTATGGATGGGACACGGCCAGCGTCGGTCTGATGCTTGCCGGTGTGGGAGTGGCCGCCATGATCGTGCAGGGGGTGCTGATCCGGCCGCTCACGGCGCGATTCGGCGAACGCACGACGTTGCTCGCGGGATTACTCTGCGGCGCGGTCGGCTTTGCGATCTACGGAGTCGCGTCGGAGGGGTGGATCTTCTGCCTGGGCATTCCGATCATGGCGTTCTGGGGACTGGCCGGCCCGGCGACCCAGGCCTTGATGTCGCGCCGCGTGAGCGGCTCGGAGCAAGGCCGGCTCCAAGGGGCGACGGCGAGTATCAACGGAGTGACCGGGCTGATCGGACCGACGCTCTTCACGCAGATCTTTGCGCACTTCATCGGGGCGCAGGCCGGGTGGCAGGTGCCCGGCGCGCCGTTTCTCCTCGCGTCCTGCCTGCTTCTGACCGGGGCCGGCCTCGCCTGGCGAGTGACTCGATCGGGTCCGTAA
- a CDS encoding M20 family metallopeptidase, whose amino-acid sequence MPLIPEPLHHRLIQLRRVLHEYPELSGQEANTAAVICKFLDGLAIKYRAHVGGHGVIAEIPGRAGVPCVVLRADMDALPIQEDTGLEFASVHDGIMHACGHDGHTAMLLGAAALLSEENELPAPVRLIFQPAEEKGTGALAMIHAGALEGAGMIFGGHLDRHYHPGGIAVAEGAVNASSDNFTIEIIGQGAHGARPHESIDAVVVGSLMIMALQTIVSREVDPARPSVVSVGQFHAGTAPNVIAGQAKLEGTVRAQDPMVRQQLLASIRRIAESIAQLHGAKIQVAVTEGTPPLINTPDMASLARRAAVTAVGEANVLPLKTANMGAEDFSYYMEKIPGAYVRFGGQVPGKEGYPAHSSKFDFDEAALAVGAAYYQAIARLAGQRLRDQTTGF is encoded by the coding sequence ATGCCGTTAATTCCCGAACCGCTGCACCATCGTCTCATCCAGCTGCGCCGTGTGCTTCATGAATATCCTGAACTCAGCGGGCAGGAGGCCAACACGGCGGCAGTGATTTGTAAATTTCTCGATGGACTCGCCATCAAGTATCGAGCGCACGTCGGTGGCCACGGGGTGATTGCTGAGATTCCCGGACGCGCCGGAGTGCCCTGTGTTGTGTTGCGCGCCGACATGGATGCGCTGCCGATTCAGGAAGACACCGGCCTGGAATTCGCGTCGGTCCATGACGGCATCATGCACGCCTGCGGGCATGACGGGCACACGGCGATGCTGCTCGGCGCTGCCGCGCTGCTCTCGGAGGAGAATGAGCTGCCCGCTCCGGTGCGGTTGATTTTTCAGCCCGCCGAGGAAAAAGGCACCGGCGCGTTGGCCATGATTCACGCCGGCGCGTTGGAGGGGGCGGGCATGATATTCGGCGGGCATCTCGACCGTCACTATCATCCGGGAGGCATTGCCGTGGCCGAGGGCGCCGTCAACGCGTCGTCGGATAATTTCACGATCGAGATCATCGGACAGGGTGCGCACGGCGCGCGTCCCCACGAGAGCATCGACGCGGTCGTGGTCGGGAGCCTCATGATCATGGCGCTGCAGACGATCGTGTCGCGTGAAGTCGACCCCGCGCGGCCGTCGGTCGTCTCCGTGGGGCAGTTCCATGCGGGGACCGCGCCGAACGTGATCGCGGGCCAGGCCAAGTTGGAGGGGACGGTCCGTGCTCAGGATCCTATGGTGAGGCAACAACTCCTCGCCTCCATCCGCCGCATCGCCGAATCCATTGCCCAGCTGCATGGAGCGAAAATTCAGGTCGCCGTGACAGAAGGCACGCCGCCGCTGATCAACACGCCGGACATGGCCAGCCTCGCGCGCCGCGCGGCGGTCACTGCCGTGGGGGAGGCCAACGTATTGCCGCTCAAGACGGCCAACATGGGGGCCGAGGATTTCAGTTACTACATGGAAAAGATTCCGGGCGCCTATGTCCGATTCGGGGGGCAAGTGCCCGGCAAGGAAGGGTATCCCGCGCATTCCAGCAAGTTCGATTTCGATGAAGCAGCTTTGGCCGTCGGTGCGGCCTATTATCAGGCCATTGCCAGGCTCGCGGGCCAGCGGTTGCGCGATCAGACCACCGGTTTCTGA
- a CDS encoding short chain dehydrogenase has product MRIIVVGATGTIGSAVVAALSAQHEVVSVGHKSGAIRVDLASIESIIQMFRTVEAFDALLCAAGRAAFGSLDDLKDADFQLGLSNKLMGQVNLVRIGRQYIHDNGSFTLTSGVLSREPMKGSASISMVNAGLEGFARAAALELPRGIRINVVSPPWVTETLIARKMDPSIGLPAATVAQTYLAGVEGTATGQTLDPRTFSTGQRG; this is encoded by the coding sequence ATGCGCATCATCGTCGTCGGGGCAACGGGAACGATCGGGTCTGCAGTGGTCGCTGCGTTGTCCGCACAACATGAGGTGGTCAGTGTCGGGCATAAGAGTGGCGCGATTCGCGTGGACCTCGCATCGATAGAGTCCATTATCCAGATGTTTCGCACGGTCGAGGCCTTCGATGCCCTTCTGTGCGCCGCAGGCCGGGCTGCGTTCGGAAGCCTGGACGATCTGAAAGATGCGGATTTTCAGCTCGGGCTGTCCAACAAACTGATGGGGCAGGTCAACCTCGTCCGCATCGGCCGGCAGTATATCCACGACAACGGCTCTTTCACCCTCACCAGCGGCGTCCTGAGCCGCGAGCCCATGAAGGGCAGTGCATCGATCAGCATGGTCAATGCGGGACTCGAAGGCTTCGCCCGCGCCGCCGCCCTGGAGCTTCCGCGCGGCATCCGCATCAACGTCGTGAGTCCGCCCTGGGTGACCGAAACGTTGATCGCCAGAAAAATGGATCCCTCGATCGGCCTCCCCGCCGCCACTGTCGCGCAAACCTATCTCGCCGGCGTCGAAGGCACCGCCACCGGACAAACGCTCGATCCGCGCACATTCAGCACCGGTCAGCGCGGCTAG
- a CDS encoding MFS transporter, protein MRKRTLLAGAIGNVLEWYDFALYGYFAPVFAALFFPSDSASTSLIAAFGVFAVGFLARPLGALLFGYWGDTVGRRHALAWSVLLMAAPTCLVGLLPTYETIGVLAPITLTLCRFLQGLSVGGEFTGSATFLVEHAAGSQRGYVGSWAGFSAQIGALVGSGVGALIATSLPEEALRQWGWRIPFVMGGFIAVAGWYLRTRVAESPAFEIIRREGQLASSPVRDVFATQRRALAKVIGLVWLHGVAFYLLYVYLATYLATVTTVTPATLLILNTGCMALLALLIPVMGAWSDRIGQPPLLIAGAAGIALLSYPCFLWLTSDDLIRMITAQTLLTLLVACYMGPFFAAVTELFPTPLRYTGLSLAYNIGAALFGGTTPLMATLFIEWSGNSLAPAFYLSLCAAVSFAVALTLRR, encoded by the coding sequence GTGAGGAAGAGAACACTCTTGGCCGGGGCCATCGGTAATGTGCTTGAATGGTACGACTTCGCCCTCTATGGTTACTTCGCTCCCGTCTTCGCCGCTCTGTTCTTTCCCTCCGATTCTGCCTCCACCTCGTTGATCGCCGCTTTCGGCGTCTTCGCTGTTGGCTTTCTGGCACGCCCGCTCGGCGCGCTGCTGTTCGGTTATTGGGGCGACACGGTGGGGCGACGCCACGCGCTGGCCTGGTCGGTCCTGCTCATGGCCGCCCCGACCTGCCTGGTGGGACTCCTCCCGACTTACGAAACGATCGGCGTGCTCGCGCCGATCACCTTGACCCTCTGCCGGTTTCTTCAGGGATTGTCGGTCGGGGGAGAATTCACCGGCTCCGCTACCTTTCTCGTCGAACATGCGGCCGGTTCGCAACGAGGCTATGTCGGGAGCTGGGCAGGTTTCAGCGCCCAGATCGGTGCGCTGGTGGGATCCGGCGTGGGGGCGTTGATCGCCACGAGCCTCCCGGAAGAGGCGCTCCGTCAATGGGGTTGGCGGATTCCTTTCGTGATGGGGGGCTTCATTGCCGTGGCGGGATGGTACCTGCGAACCCGAGTGGCAGAGTCGCCGGCTTTCGAAATAATCCGCCGGGAAGGACAACTCGCGTCTTCCCCCGTTCGGGACGTATTCGCCACGCAGCGACGGGCCCTGGCGAAAGTCATCGGCCTCGTATGGCTGCACGGCGTGGCGTTCTACCTGCTGTATGTCTATCTGGCAACCTATTTGGCGACGGTCACGACCGTTACTCCCGCGACACTCCTCATTCTCAACACAGGCTGCATGGCACTGCTGGCCCTGTTGATTCCGGTAATGGGCGCCTGGTCGGATCGAATCGGACAACCACCGCTGCTGATCGCCGGAGCGGCGGGAATCGCGCTTTTGTCGTACCCGTGCTTTCTCTGGCTCACCAGCGACGACCTGATCCGCATGATCACGGCGCAAACGTTGCTGACCCTGTTGGTGGCCTGTTATATGGGGCCCTTCTTTGCCGCTGTCACTGAATTGTTCCCCACGCCACTGCGCTATACAGGCCTCTCGCTCGCCTACAACATCGGCGCGGCTTTGTTCGGCGGCACTACGCCGCTGATGGCCACACTCTTTATCGAATGGAGCGGAAATAGCTTGGCCCCCGCCTTCTACTTGAGCCTCTGTGCGGCCGTCTCCTTCGCAGTCGCCCTCACGCTGCGAAGATGA
- a CDS encoding CBS domain-containing protein, which produces MTVLTNSKKPRVSFDRSIERMREQLAELAPFLGKGKPTRSLDEFDFETEQLIGDLLGQTSDLLHAYEYAELGEAAGLVNMTDEAPEGTGMDSQRQSLLQRSRVLESCISELEARRSAEPKKPKVGRTLIGPQVAEHMSPEIRSLSQDATLQEAGQLMQKWKTGSLLLTDKQSYVGFITDSILAREVVANGLNHAATAVKTCMRTPVVAIAGDRPIIEAVRMMKEQATRHLAVTQDGQIIGVISVSNILRYYSGVV; this is translated from the coding sequence ATGACCGTCCTTACCAATTCCAAAAAACCGCGAGTGTCCTTTGACCGCAGTATAGAACGTATGCGGGAACAGCTGGCCGAACTTGCCCCGTTTCTAGGCAAAGGGAAGCCTACCCGCAGCCTGGACGAATTCGATTTCGAAACGGAACAGTTGATCGGCGACTTGCTGGGGCAGACGTCCGATCTGTTGCATGCGTATGAATATGCCGAACTGGGCGAGGCGGCCGGCCTGGTGAATATGACGGATGAGGCGCCGGAAGGCACCGGCATGGACAGTCAGCGGCAGAGTCTCTTGCAACGCAGCCGGGTGTTGGAGAGTTGCATCTCTGAATTGGAAGCGCGCCGGTCTGCCGAACCGAAGAAGCCCAAAGTGGGGCGGACCCTCATCGGTCCGCAAGTGGCCGAACACATGTCCCCTGAAATACGGAGCCTGTCTCAGGACGCCACCCTCCAGGAGGCGGGGCAGCTTATGCAGAAATGGAAAACGGGCTCGTTACTCCTGACGGATAAGCAATCCTATGTCGGATTCATCACGGATTCCATACTCGCGCGCGAGGTGGTGGCCAACGGTCTGAATCACGCCGCCACGGCCGTCAAAACCTGCATGCGAACGCCGGTTGTGGCGATCGCCGGCGACCGTCCGATTATCGAGGCGGTGCGCATGATGAAAGAGCAGGCCACCCGGCACCTGGCCGTGACGCAAGACGGCCAGATCATCGGCGTGATCTCGGTATCCAACATTTTGCGCTATTACTCCGGCGTCGTCTGA
- a CDS encoding thiamine pyrophosphate-dependent enzyme yields the protein MSLDYVKFTPGFDAFMPKEYKDMVEHGPFGKKTTVSQMGSFKEILEEHPMCAGCAMTLFIRLAIIAFPNPEDTITVGTAGCGRLAISQAAIPFVYGNYGDQNGVASGLSRGLRIRFGDKPKDVVVIAGDGGTADIGFQQVLHSWFRKERFTTIMLDNEVYGNTGGQESGMTTRGAVLKMAPLGKKFEKMDMVSMAKIAGCAYIATVVPNNPRRVESCIKKAVLIAREVGPTYIQAYTSCNIEYAIPTDKVMEDAKNVEDDRYKFTEYVSDEAKAYLAERYGYKEFLPKPVAAVVQA from the coding sequence ATGAGTCTCGATTATGTGAAATTCACCCCGGGGTTCGATGCGTTCATGCCGAAAGAATATAAGGATATGGTGGAGCACGGGCCCTTCGGAAAGAAAACAACCGTCTCGCAGATGGGCAGCTTCAAGGAAATCCTCGAAGAACACCCCATGTGCGCCGGCTGCGCGATGACCTTGTTTATCCGCTTGGCGATCATCGCGTTTCCCAATCCCGAAGACACCATTACGGTTGGAACGGCCGGATGCGGCCGGTTAGCCATTTCTCAGGCGGCGATTCCCTTCGTGTACGGCAACTACGGCGACCAGAACGGCGTCGCCAGCGGGTTGTCGCGCGGGTTGAGGATCCGCTTCGGCGACAAACCCAAGGATGTCGTGGTGATCGCGGGGGACGGAGGAACCGCCGATATCGGATTCCAGCAAGTGCTCCATTCCTGGTTCAGAAAAGAACGGTTCACGACGATCATGCTGGACAACGAGGTCTACGGCAATACCGGCGGGCAGGAGAGCGGAATGACGACCAGAGGCGCGGTCCTCAAGATGGCGCCGCTCGGCAAGAAGTTCGAAAAGATGGATATGGTCAGCATGGCCAAAATCGCCGGCTGCGCCTATATCGCCACCGTGGTGCCGAACAATCCTCGGCGGGTGGAAAGTTGCATCAAGAAGGCCGTCCTGATCGCGCGGGAAGTCGGACCGACCTATATTCAAGCCTATACGTCCTGCAATATCGAGTATGCGATCCCGACCGACAAGGTTATGGAAGATGCCAAGAACGTCGAGGACGATCGCTACAAATTCACCGAGTATGTCAGCGACGAGGCCAAGGCCTATCTGGCCGAGCGGTACGGCTACAAGGAATTTCTGCCGAAGCCGGTTGCTGCTGTCGTACAGGCGTGA
- a CDS encoding lytic transglycosylase domain-containing protein codes for MPPRSHRRNARSPRRRAGRSRHRRSFAGSRRFMRSRWQECRTFFRALGKTTPAVRIVVSVALILVLWLAVNWMYHAFHKPTEVLFPLDNAFDKSPAKTWQEYGALFREHSTAVIAPELLAALAQSEGAGNPVARTYWRWRASWNPLEWYQPASSAVGMYQLTDGTFQLAKRYCVHDHEVVEDGPWNNFSSCWFNRLYSRVVPSHAIEMTAALLDRNVAAAMGHRRAASATLQKKQDLAAIIHLCGAGAGQDYARRGFRLLPHQRCGDHDVNTYLARINGLKQQFAHLAAGNRALRQTR; via the coding sequence ATGCCGCCCCGATCCCATCGCCGCAACGCCCGTTCCCCTCGCCGCAGAGCGGGACGCTCGCGCCATCGACGCAGCTTTGCCGGATCCCGCCGCTTCATGCGGTCCCGCTGGCAGGAGTGTCGCACATTCTTTCGGGCACTGGGAAAAACGACGCCGGCGGTGCGAATCGTCGTCAGCGTTGCGCTGATTCTCGTGCTCTGGCTGGCGGTGAACTGGATGTACCATGCATTCCACAAACCCACCGAAGTCCTGTTCCCCCTCGACAACGCATTCGACAAGAGCCCGGCGAAAACCTGGCAGGAATACGGCGCGCTCTTCCGTGAACATTCGACCGCCGTCATCGCGCCGGAACTGCTCGCCGCACTGGCCCAGAGCGAAGGAGCGGGCAACCCCGTGGCGCGGACCTACTGGCGATGGCGGGCTTCGTGGAATCCCTTGGAGTGGTATCAGCCGGCGTCAAGCGCGGTGGGTATGTACCAGCTCACCGACGGAACGTTTCAGCTGGCAAAGCGCTACTGCGTTCACGATCACGAGGTCGTCGAAGACGGCCCCTGGAACAATTTCAGCTCCTGCTGGTTCAACCGCCTCTATTCCCGCGTCGTGCCGAGCCATGCGATCGAGATGACGGCCGCACTGCTCGACCGCAATGTCGCCGCCGCGATGGGCCACCGGCGGGCGGCATCGGCGACGCTCCAGAAAAAGCAGGATCTCGCCGCCATCATCCACCTCTGCGGAGCAGGAGCGGGCCAGGATTACGCGAGGCGCGGTTTCCGGCTCCTTCCCCACCAGCGCTGCGGCGACCACGATGTGAACACCTACCTGGCGCGCATCAATGGATTGAAGCAGCAATTCGCGCATCTGGCAGCGGGGAATCGAGCGCTCCGGCAGACTCGGTGA
- a CDS encoding GNAT family N-acetyltransferase gives MIRIREACEEDVGQIREIFLAVYGTDYPHRELYDELWLKRSVFTDDALILVAEDTEANRVIGTASVLFDFGAHSDLVGEFGRLAVHPDYRRLQVGKLLMEKRLEVIQNRLHVGLVVARTVHPYAQQISLAHGFTPTGFLPLKHFFRHRESFALLVRYFGDALALRRNNPRIIPEVYALANLVMSHPPLTPDFIVDEDSAPYPAGGDYTIEQLQSEGYPALLRIERGRVRNREIFGPMRLDYGFFKLHSRQTSYFLARSGGHIAGAVGYMMDPVEHTVHVFELIALADDVVRFLLVELERKCREEMGIEYIEIDVSAYAPRMQRTLLELNFMPVAYVPAMVFYQVERLDIVKMVRLNKLQDLGPLALTEQVRVVADVVMRGFSTCVIAPRMAQAIKEIPLFHGMNSEQAIRLAGICTVREWQPRDCLFVERDPTDRLYLVLQGRVVISGGSPPVTIGTVRTGETCGEVSLLSARPHSATATAEGPVEAAELLQRDLADLIRRRPDIGVIIYRNLAVGLGEKLLRSGHSMRGHEPAHSEVLHFT, from the coding sequence ATGATTCGGATCAGAGAAGCCTGCGAAGAAGATGTCGGCCAGATCCGCGAGATTTTTCTCGCGGTCTACGGCACCGACTACCCGCATCGCGAACTCTACGATGAATTGTGGCTGAAGCGCTCGGTCTTCACGGACGATGCGCTGATTCTCGTCGCCGAAGATACGGAGGCCAATCGGGTGATCGGTACGGCTTCCGTGCTGTTTGATTTCGGAGCCCATTCCGATCTCGTGGGCGAGTTCGGCCGGCTCGCGGTCCATCCGGACTATCGCCGGTTGCAGGTCGGTAAGCTGCTGATGGAGAAGCGCCTGGAGGTGATTCAGAACCGCCTCCACGTCGGCCTCGTCGTCGCCCGTACCGTCCACCCCTATGCCCAGCAGATCAGCCTCGCGCACGGGTTCACCCCCACCGGGTTTCTGCCGCTGAAGCATTTCTTTCGCCACCGCGAGAGCTTTGCTTTGCTGGTCCGGTATTTCGGCGATGCACTCGCCTTGCGCCGCAACAATCCGCGGATCATTCCCGAGGTCTATGCCCTGGCGAATCTCGTGATGAGCCACCCGCCGCTGACCCCGGATTTCATCGTCGACGAAGACTCCGCTCCGTATCCGGCCGGGGGCGACTACACCATTGAGCAACTGCAGTCCGAAGGCTATCCGGCCTTACTGCGTATTGAGCGGGGGCGGGTGCGCAACCGGGAAATCTTCGGCCCCATGCGGCTGGATTACGGGTTTTTCAAACTCCATTCGCGGCAAACCAGTTACTTTCTGGCCCGCTCCGGCGGCCACATCGCCGGAGCCGTCGGTTATATGATGGATCCGGTCGAACACACCGTCCACGTATTCGAGCTCATTGCTCTGGCCGACGATGTCGTGCGTTTTCTACTCGTTGAACTGGAGCGGAAGTGCCGGGAGGAGATGGGGATCGAGTACATCGAGATCGACGTCAGTGCCTATGCCCCCCGGATGCAGCGCACGCTTCTGGAGCTAAACTTTATGCCAGTTGCCTATGTGCCGGCCATGGTGTTCTATCAGGTGGAGCGGCTCGATATCGTAAAGATGGTGCGGCTGAACAAGCTGCAAGATCTGGGGCCGCTCGCACTGACGGAACAGGTCCGGGTCGTCGCCGATGTGGTGATGCGCGGGTTCTCCACCTGCGTCATCGCCCCGCGCATGGCACAGGCCATCAAGGAGATTCCATTGTTCCACGGCATGAACAGTGAGCAGGCAATCCGGCTGGCGGGAATCTGTACGGTGCGGGAATGGCAGCCAAGGGATTGTCTTTTTGTCGAGCGCGATCCAACAGACCGGCTGTATCTGGTGCTGCAGGGGCGAGTCGTCATCAGCGGCGGCAGCCCGCCGGTGACAATCGGAACCGTCCGCACCGGGGAGACCTGCGGGGAAGTGTCACTGCTCTCGGCCCGGCCGCACTCCGCGACGGCTACGGCGGAGGGCCCTGTCGAAGCGGCCGAACTGCTCCAGCGCGATCTGGCCGATCTCATCCGCCGGCGTCCTGACATCGGGGTCATTATCTACCGCAACCTGGCCGTCGGCCTCGGCGAGAAACTCCTGCGCTCCGGCCATTCCATGCGGGGCCATGAACCTGCCCATTCGGAAGTGCTTCATTTTACCTGA
- a CDS encoding transporter, with amino-acid sequence MLVLVLLPLRSFALDHDNLDPNRPIGMEDAYAIPKGEIGMEGGVRFNDRREGRTRVTFQPQIIYGAFYNTQIEIQGDLMSDPNTLVGAAKSGDLHVGVLYNFNTETISLPAFAVRVAMELPTGVNSKGVDTQMTGILTRSFGRLRAHLNAGYTILGSPQGQERPGTYRAVAAVSYPLGYPTSFSDTLIASVYTRESDLRGQRNHTGIEIGLRHQLTSRMVLDGGLGTEFVGPADRAALLGTIGLSVGF; translated from the coding sequence ATGCTCGTGCTCGTGCTGTTGCCTCTGCGCAGCTTTGCCCTGGACCACGATAATCTCGATCCGAACCGGCCGATCGGGATGGAAGACGCCTACGCGATTCCGAAAGGCGAGATCGGGATGGAAGGCGGCGTGCGCTTCAACGACCGTCGGGAAGGCCGCACCCGGGTGACCTTCCAGCCGCAGATTATCTACGGCGCGTTCTACAATACGCAGATCGAAATTCAGGGGGATCTCATGTCCGATCCCAATACCCTCGTCGGCGCGGCGAAGTCGGGCGACCTGCATGTAGGGGTGCTCTACAACTTCAACACCGAAACGATCAGCCTGCCGGCGTTTGCGGTCCGTGTCGCGATGGAGTTGCCCACCGGGGTGAATTCGAAGGGCGTAGACACGCAGATGACCGGCATTCTCACCCGTTCGTTCGGGCGGCTGCGCGCGCACCTCAATGCGGGCTACACCATCCTTGGCTCGCCGCAGGGGCAGGAGCGGCCCGGAACGTATCGGGCGGTCGCCGCGGTGAGTTATCCCTTAGGCTATCCGACAAGCTTCAGCGACACGTTGATTGCCAGTGTGTACACGCGGGAATCGGATCTCCGCGGCCAGCGCAACCACACCGGGATTGAGATCGGCCTGCGCCATCAACTCACGTCCCGGATGGTCCTGGACGGAGGGCTCGGCACCGAATTCGTCGGGCCGGCGGATCGGGCCGCCCTCTTGGGCACGATCGGATTGTCGGTGGGGTTCTGA
- a CDS encoding SDR family oxidoreductase, with amino-acid sequence MGRLTGKVAIVTGSSSGIGKATALRYGAEGARVVVTARRLALCEQTVDQIKAKGGEAWAIQTDVADEQQVERLIAETMKRYGRLDLLVNNAGIIAGGRRLAETSTKDFDAVMNVNLRGTFFCCRAGFNQMKQQGGGTIINMSSVAGVQAWAGTGIYSASKHGIMALTKSLADEGRAHNIKVAAICPGGVADELVDASAEEILRSEKIDPFDIAEAAVYLATLSKHTVVHQIVIDRLGADW; translated from the coding sequence ATGGGACGATTAACGGGCAAAGTTGCGATTGTCACAGGGAGCAGCAGCGGCATCGGTAAGGCCACTGCCCTGCGCTATGGCGCAGAAGGGGCGAGGGTTGTCGTGACAGCGCGGCGGCTGGCACTGTGCGAGCAGACGGTAGACCAGATCAAGGCCAAAGGCGGGGAGGCCTGGGCAATTCAAACCGACGTGGCCGATGAGCAGCAGGTCGAACGGCTGATCGCGGAGACGATGAAGCGCTATGGACGGCTGGATCTACTGGTGAATAATGCCGGCATCATTGCCGGTGGACGGCGACTGGCCGAGACGAGCACGAAGGATTTCGATGCGGTCATGAATGTGAATCTGCGCGGGACGTTTTTCTGCTGCCGGGCCGGATTCAACCAGATGAAGCAACAGGGCGGGGGCACCATCATCAATATGTCGAGCGTCGCGGGTGTGCAGGCCTGGGCCGGTACCGGCATCTATAGCGCCTCGAAGCACGGCATCATGGCGTTGACCAAGTCGCTGGCCGACGAAGGCCGCGCGCACAATATCAAGGTGGCCGCTATCTGTCCGGGCGGTGTGGCGGACGAGCTTGTCGATGCGTCAGCAGAGGAGATCCTGCGCAGCGAAAAGATCGATCCGTTCGACATCGCCGAAGCGGCGGTCTATCTGGCGACGTTGAGTAAGCACACCGTCGTACACCAGATCGTGATCGATCGGCTCGGCGCGGATTGGTAA